One genomic segment of bacterium includes these proteins:
- a CDS encoding LPD29 domain-containing protein produces MTNLSTAETAKMLRKALAHQFPGVRFSVRSKVYSGGSSIDVSWTDGPRAKAVEHIARHYEGATFDGMIDLKSYHSTVLVGPEGPREVQMGADFVFTRRTVSDEETRREEAERIIRSRCRIEGDRFGYDRVSDLARGMVYALDFTKGTTFEDTFREIVLREAVA; encoded by the coding sequence ATGACCAACCTTAGCACCGCCGAGACCGCCAAGATGCTACGGAAGGCGCTCGCGCACCAATTCCCAGGCGTCCGGTTCTCCGTCCGGTCGAAGGTCTACTCGGGCGGATCATCTATCGACGTGTCCTGGACTGACGGTCCCCGCGCGAAGGCCGTCGAGCACATCGCCCGGCACTACGAGGGCGCCACGTTCGACGGGATGATTGACCTCAAGTCCTATCACTCGACCGTTCTCGTCGGCCCCGAAGGACCGCGCGAAGTCCAGATGGGCGCCGATTTCGTGTTCACCCGCCGCACCGTCTCGGACGAGGAGACTCGACGCGAGGAGGCCGAGCGGATCATCCGCAGTCGGTGCCGCATCGAAGGCGACCGCTTCGGATATGACCGCGTGTCCGATCTGGCGCGTGGGATGGTCTACGCGCTGGACTTCACCAAAGGAACCACGTTCGAGGACACGTTCCGGGAGATTGTGCTCCGCGAGGCCGTCGCCTAG
- a CDS encoding recombinase family protein, protein MRVGIYARVSTHDKNQAPETQLVPMRDYVKAQGWSVVGEFVDKTSALDLRGREHWRELLSLAARRKLDVILVWKLDRAFRSVAHMVSTVEDLRRWGVGFRSYSEAMIDTSGTSPMSDLLLNILASVAQFERALISERVRAGMERAKRQGKAVGRPHILNGALDALVPDIRAGRLSHRQAARQLGVSASTVYRRLQKIEAVSA, encoded by the coding sequence ATGCGAGTAGGCATCTACGCTCGGGTTTCGACCCACGATAAGAACCAGGCCCCGGAAACTCAGTTGGTCCCAATGCGGGACTACGTGAAGGCGCAGGGTTGGTCAGTCGTCGGCGAGTTCGTAGACAAGACCTCAGCGCTCGACCTGCGCGGCCGTGAACACTGGCGCGAATTGCTTTCACTGGCTGCCCGGCGGAAACTCGACGTGATCCTCGTATGGAAACTCGACCGCGCGTTTCGCAGCGTGGCGCACATGGTCAGTACGGTGGAAGACCTGCGGCGGTGGGGGGTCGGCTTCCGCAGTTATTCGGAAGCGATGATTGATACGTCCGGCACTTCGCCGATGTCCGATCTGCTGCTGAACATCCTCGCCAGCGTGGCGCAGTTCGAGCGGGCGCTAATCTCCGAGCGGGTTCGGGCAGGCATGGAGCGAGCAAAGCGCCAGGGTAAGGCAGTCGGGCGCCCGCACATCCTGAACGGCGCTCTCGATGCGCTGGTCCCGGACATTCGGGCGGGACGGCTCAGCCATCGTCAGGCCGCCCGGCAGTTGGGTGTGTCTGCCTCCACGGTGTACCGGCGCCTTCAGAAGATCGAGGCGGTGTCAGCATGA